CGTGCGCAGGAACGCCCGCCGCGCCGCCCGGTCCTCCGGGGCGTCGCTCCACAGCCGGCGGGCCCGCCGCCAGTTCTCGGCCGGGCCGGCCTGCGGGCCGCCGCCGAAGTGGGCGTGGATGGCGAGGTGGTTGCGGGTGCTGTCCAGCGCGCGCCGCACGCCGGCGGCGGCGACCGGCCGGCGTTCCGCGGCGTAGCTCTCCAGCAGCCCTTCGCCCGCGTGGCCGTGCAGGACGGCGGCCAGTTTCCAGGTCAGGTTCTGCGCGTCGTGCATCGCCGAGGTCAGGCCGAGGCCACCGGGCGGCGGGTGCCGGTGGGCGGCGTCGCCGAGGAGGAAGACCCGGCCGTCGCGGAACCGCTCCGCGACGACGCCTTCCAGGGACCAGCGCGAGATGCCGCGCACGGTCACCGCGTCGGCCGCGGGCCCGAGCGCGGCGCGCAGGTCGGCGCGCACCGACGCCTCGTCGAGCGCACGTCCGTCGGCGGCCGGATAGTGCAGGTGGAACGCCCATTCCTCCGAGTCGGGCCCCCAGCGGCGCGGGCCGAGCGGCACCAGCACGCCGCCGGTGCCCAGGTCGGGCAGCCACAGCCAGCGGATGAGCACGTCGGGGTCACGCGCCCAGCGCGAAAGGTCGCCGGAGAGGTGGAAGGTCACCATGCGCGCCACGTCGCGCACGCCCTCGAACGCGATGCCGAGCGCAGGACCGACCGTGCGCCCCCCGTCGCAACCGAGCAGGTATCGGGCGCGCACGCGCAGCCGCGCGCCGGTGGTGTGGTCCGTGACGTCGGCGGTCACCCCGCCGGTGTCCTGCGTGAACGCGGTCAGCTCGTGGTGGAACCGGACGCGGCCGGGCGCGAGTTCCTCGGCGCGGGCCCGCAGGCGCGGTTCGAGGCGCGACTGCGGAAGGTTGGCAGGCCGCTCCGCGCTCGCGGCCCGCCACTCGGGACTGTCGCCGCCGGCGCCCCAGGACTCGATGCGCGCCACGCGGCGCCCGTGGTCGGGACTTTCGCCCGCCAGGCCGACGTACCAGGCCGAATAGGCCATCTGCGCGGCGGGGGTGCCCGTCGCGTACACGTCTTCGGCCAGGCCGATGTCGCGCATGATCTCCATGGCGCGCTGGTTCAGCAGGTGGGCCCTGGGCAGCACGGACGGCGCCGGGTCGGCGGTGACGAGCAGGGAGTCGACGCCCATGCGGCTCAGGAGCGTCGACGCGGTGAGGCCGGCGGCGCCGCCGCCGGCGATGAGAACGGGTACATCGAGGTCGTTCGTCACTGTGCGCTCCGCGAGACGTTCGGCGTGGCGTGGGCGGTGGTGGGCGTGGGTGAGACAGCGGCGATCGATGTGATCGAATCATCAGACTTGATGGACCGTCAGGTCAAGCGGGTGGGGCTCGTACGGCTGACCAGGCGATCTGGCGTTTGAATGCGTCGGCGG
Above is a genomic segment from Streptomyces marincola containing:
- a CDS encoding FAD-dependent monooxygenase, whose translation is MTNDLDVPVLIAGGGAAGLTASTLLSRMGVDSLLVTADPAPSVLPRAHLLNQRAMEIMRDIGLAEDVYATGTPAAQMAYSAWYVGLAGESPDHGRRVARIESWGAGGDSPEWRAASAERPANLPQSRLEPRLRARAEELAPGRVRFHHELTAFTQDTGGVTADVTDHTTGARLRVRARYLLGCDGGRTVGPALGIAFEGVRDVARMVTFHLSGDLSRWARDPDVLIRWLWLPDLGTGGVLVPLGPRRWGPDSEEWAFHLHYPAADGRALDEASVRADLRAALGPAADAVTVRGISRWSLEGVVAERFRDGRVFLLGDAAHRHPPPGGLGLTSAMHDAQNLTWKLAAVLHGHAGEGLLESYAAERRPVAAAGVRRALDSTRNHLAIHAHFGGGPQAGPAENWRRARRLWSDAPEDRAARRAFLRTVAAQSMEFDELGVEFGYVYDQGAVVPDGTPVPHNPDPVRIHQPAARPGHPLPHAWLTDPDGERLPVARLLSPGRFLLIAGEDGHAWCAAAEKAAARTGLPLDAVRIGHLDGDYLDPRSTWTRWRGHGPAGAVLVRPDRFVAWRAASAGANPVERLASTLDALLARRATR